The following coding sequences are from one Triticum aestivum cultivar Chinese Spring chromosome 5A, IWGSC CS RefSeq v2.1, whole genome shotgun sequence window:
- the LOC123105861 gene encoding aspartic proteinase nepenthesin-1, protein MPALQLLPYALFLTALLASSAAGHAAASLRAHLTHVDSGRGFTKHQLLRRMAARSLARIDSRCPAPGRGANAHPVTAPVSRGTVGIENMQSEYLVHFGIGTPRPQRVALTLDTGSDFVWTQCFCQVCFPQPFPAINISASGTIHGVSCSDPVCSQGGLALSGCTARDNICFYTYFYGDNSITTGQIVEDTFTFQQAPNDGKVAAVPKLRFGCGMFNTGLFGSNESGIAGFGRGPLSLPSQLKVGGFSYCFTNIVESRTSPVFLGTPDDLQAQATGPIQSTPFARGPDSTKYYLSLKGITVGKTRLPFNASTFAFKGDGSGGTMIDSGLSITKFPRAVFLSIVEEFKAQVPLPSDMVAGMLCFSAPHKKKAPAMPKMTLHLEDADWDLPRENYVLDLDGGDGDDDGTCVVIHAAGESGMTGIGNFQQQNTHVVYDLESNKLVFVPARCDKL, encoded by the coding sequence ATGCCTGCGCTGCAGCTCTTACCCTATGCTCTCTTCCTCACGGCCTTGCTAGCCTCGTCGGCGGCCGGCCACGCGGCGGCGTCCCTGCGGGCTCACCTCACGCACGTGGACAGCGGCCGCGGCTTCACCAAGCACCAGCTGCTCCGCCGGATGGCCGCTCGGTCACTGGCCCGCATAGACAGCCGGTGCCCAGCACCTGGCCGTGGCGCCAATGCGCACCCGGTGACCGCGCCCGTGAGCCGTGGCACCGTGGGCATAGAAAACATGCAATCCGAGTACCTCGTCCACTTTGGCATCGGCACGCCTCGCCCGCAGCGCGTGGCGCTGACGCTAGACACCGGCAGCGACTTCGTCTGGACGCAGTGCTTCTGCCAGGTCTGCTTCCCTCAGCCGTTCCCGGCGATCAACATCTCCGCCTCCGGCACCATCCACGGCGTCTCGTGCTCCGACCCTGTCTGCTCGCAGGGGGGGCTCGCGCTCTCCGGGTGCACCGCCCGCGACAACATCTGCTTCTACACCTACTTCTACGGCGACAACTCGATCACGACGGGGCAGATCGTGGAGGACACCTTCACCTTCCAGCAGGCGCCCAACGACGGCAAGGTCGCCGCGGTGCCGAAACTCCGCTTTGGTTGCGGCAtgttcaacaccggcctcttcggATCAAACGAGTCCGGCATCGCCGGCTTCGGCCGCGGGCCGTTGTCTCTGCCGTCGCAGCTCAAGGTGGGTGGCTTCTCCTACTGCTTCACCAACATCGTGGAGTCCAGGACCAGCCCCGTGTTCCTGGGCACGCCGGATGACCTTCAAGCGCAGGCCACGGGGCCCATCCAGTCCACCCCATTCGCCCGGGGTCCAGACAGCACCAAGTACTACCTCTCGCTCAAAGGCATCACCGTCGGCAAGACGCGGCTGCCATTCAACGCGTCGACGTTCGCGTTCAAGGGCGATGGCTCCGGCGGGACGATGATCGACTCCGGCCTGAGCATCACGAAATTCCCGCGGGCCGTGTTCCTGAGCATCGTGGAGGAGTTCAAGGCGCAGGTGCCGCTGCCGTCCGACATGGTCGCCGGCATGCTGTGCTTCTCCGCCCCGCATAAGAAGAAGGCGCCCGCCATGCCGAAGATGACCCTCCATCTTGAAGATGCGGACTGGGACCTTCCACGGGAGAACTACGTGCTGGAcctcgacggcggcgacggcgacgacgacgggacGTGCGTGGTGATACATGCGGCGGGCGAGAGCGGCATGACCGGCATAGGCAACTTCCAGCAGCAGAACACGCACGTGGTCTACGACCTGGAGAGCAATAAGCTGGTCTTCGTGCCCGCTCGCTGCGATAAGCTGTGA